The Acidobacteriota bacterium DNA segment CACGTCGCCGAACGCCTGCTCGGCGGGCGACAGGCGGGCGATGTAGTCCAGCCGCTCCCGGGAGACCGGGACCGAGCCCCGGTTCTCCGCCGTTCCCGAGACCGGCGACGACCCGAAGGTGTTCGACTCGTCGAAGGAGGGCGCGCCGTTGTGGGTGTCGCTCGAACCGATGAAACCGATCTTGAACGGGTTGCCGCGACCCTCCTGCTCCAGCGCGAGGCCGCTGACCAGGGCTTGCCGCGCATAGCTCCCGCTCGGATCGCTGTGGGCGCTGATCTTGCCCTTGCGGGTGTTCAGGATCTCGAAGTCGGCCCACTCGTCGTCCGGCGAGAGCCGGGGGTGGGTCTCGGACGTGCCCTTGACCTGGGTCAGTTCGACCAGCGGCTCGTTGCGCATCCGCTGCTCGGCGAAAGCGTTGTCGACCGCGCGGCCGTCCGAGTACTTGAGCCGGAACACCTGGCCGTGGGACTGGTTCGAGTTGTGCGGGATCGCCAGGCTGTCGACGCCCTGTTCGCGCAGCCGGTCCATCCAGTTCCAGAGCTGCTCGGGCTCGTGCGAGTCGATCCGCGTGAACGGCCGGGCCGGCGCCTCCGACCCCTCGAAGATGACGTTGCGGTGGTATGCCGCCGACTCGGGCGCCGGCGTCGACGAGGTCCACTCGTAGGCGATGAACGTCGTGAAGTTGCCCGGGTCGTTGTGGCGTTCCGCGGCGAGGATCGAATCCTCCCAGGCCGTGCGGTGGCCCTCGTCGTCGAAGGAGGCGTACTGCACCTGCGGGTGGTTGGCCATCCGCGCCCGCTGCCCCCTCAGGAAGCCGCCGTCGGTACGCATCTGGCTTCCGAAGCGCTGCCGGAACAGGACCGAGCGCATCTGCACTGAGTACGGATGCCGGTTGTCCCCCTCGTTCACGCCGTGGAAGGCCTCCGCGCCGGGAACCTGGCCCACGCGAGTCGACGGGTCGGCCCACAGCGGCACCACTCCCAGGAAGAACCCGTGGTCCGAGACGGCGAGGAAGTCCAGCGGCTCGCGGAGCTTCATCTCGTCGCCGAAGGTGTTCTCGATCGCCTCGCCTTTGGCGAAGCGGTAGCTCCCATCGGGCGAGACCTCGGCGCCGAGCAGGTAGGCGTCGAAGGAGTACCGGGTGTGAACGTGGACATCGCCGAAGTAGACGTTGCGCTGCTCGTTGTAGCCCTCCGTGCGCGACGCCGGCGCGGGGGCCTCGGCGTAGTCGTTGACCGACAACGACGTGTCGGTACAGCCGAGGACGGTGAGGCTCAGGATGACGGTCGCGGCCGAGAGCTTCGGGAAGATCGTTCGAGGCTTTGACATGGGCATCTCCCCAGAGTAGCGCGCCATAGGATCGACACCATGCGAAACCGATCGACTGCGTGGCTCGTCTTTCTCGCCGCTCTCACATCGCTGTCAGTGCCGGCGGCGGCCGACGGCGACGACCGCGGCGCCCTGCTCGACCGGATCGACGGATTGGTCACGGAGTCGATGGAGGCCACGCAGACGCCCGGCATCTCGGTCGCGGTCCAGCACCGCGGCGAGCTGATCCTGGCCCGCGGCTACGGCCTGGCCGATGTAGAGAACGGGGTGCCCGCAACCGAACACACCGTCTACCGGATCGGTTCCGTCACCAAGCAGTTCACGGCGGCGGCGGTGATGAAACTGGTCGAGGACGGGAAGGTCGCCCTGGACGACCCGATGACGAAGTACTTCCCCGACTACCCGGTCGGCGAGTTCCACATCACGGCAGGCCAGTTGCTCGATCACACGAGCGGCATCAAGGGCTACACCGAAATGCCGGCGTTCTGGGAGCAGGGCCGGCTCGACCTCTCCCACGAACAGATGATCGAGCTGTTCTCGGCCGAGCCCTACGAGTTCGAGCCGGGGGACCGCTACCAGTACAACAACTCCGGCTACTACCTGGCGGGTCTGCTGGTCGAGAAGGCGAGCGGCAAGTCGTACGCGGAGTACCTCGAGGAGACGTTCTTCCGGCCGCTCGGGATGCGGGAGTCGCACTACCTCTACAACGACCCGATCGTGCCCAATCGCGCCGAGGGCTACCGGGTCGAGGACGGTGTCCTGCTGAACGACGAGCCGCTGTCCATGCACCTGCCGTTCGCCGCCGGAGCACTGGGCTCCAGCGTCCTCGACCTGGTGCGCTGGATCGTGGCGCTCGGCACCGGCGAGGTCGTCGGGCCGGACGGGCTCGAGGCGATGACGACCCGGCGACGCCTGCCCGGCGGCGACGAGATCGGCTACGGCCTCGGCCTGTTCGTCGGCGAGATGGCCGGCCGCCCCAAGATCGAGCACGGCGGCGGCATCAACGGCTTCCTCAGCCAGCTCTCCTGGTATCCGGACGACGACCTGATCGTCACGGTTCTCGCCAACTGCAACTGCGGCGAACCCGGCCCTCTGGAGGCCCGCATCGCGAGGGCCGTGCTCGGCGTGGCCGAGCCGGACCATTCCGCCGTGGACCTGGACGAGGACGAGTTGACGCGTTATGCCGGCATCTACGACTTCGGGCGGAGCCCGCTACCCGTCGCGGTGAAGGACGGCGTTCTGCTCATCGCCGGGCGAGAGACCCTGCCGATTGGTGACCACCGCTTCGCCGGCACCCGCGACAAGGAGCAGATCGCGATCTTCGAGGTCGATTCAGAGACGGGCGTAGCCACCCACCTGCGCCTCGAGCGCTGGGGCCAGGTGCAGCGCGGCAAACGCGCCGGCACCGATCCCTAGAGGGCGTCTCATCATGTGGGAACGGCTCGCCTGTGCAAAACAGAAACGGACTTCCAATCTGCGCAGCAGCTTCAGATGTGCCACTCGATCGTGTCGCCGTTGTAATCGGTGGTCACCCGCCGACCCGGCGGTGCCTCGCGGCCGTCCTGCATCTCCTCGCTCCACCTGGCGAACGCCTCCTTCAGCTTCGCGACGACCTCCGGGTTGGCGGCGGACAGGTCCTCGGACTCGGAGGGATCCTGGTCGACGTCATAGAGGCGGACCCGATCCCCGGCCATCAGCAGCTTCCAGGAGCCGTGACGGACGGCCGCGTTGGGCCCGGAGCGCCAGAACAGATACTCGTGCGGCGCGCCCTCCGTCTCCCCTGACAGGTAGGGGATGAGGTCGACCCCGTCGAGCCGGTAGCTCTCCACGTTCGGGACGTCCGCCACACTCGCGAAGGTGGCGAAGAGGTCGAGCGAGCTGATCGGGTGCTCGTAGACCGTGCCGGCCGGGATGCGGCCGGGGAAGCGCATCAGGAAGGGCACCCGGATGCCGCCTTCGTACAGGTTCCGCTTGTGGCCGATCAGGGGGCTGTTGTGGACTCGTTCGGTGTCCGCGGTGCTCATCGCGCCGTTGTCGGCGGTGAAGATGACGAGCGTGTCGTCTGTGAGGCCGTGCTCCTCGAGCTTGGCGAGGACCATGCCGACCGCGTCGTCCAGGGCGCTGACCATGCCGGCGTAGACCCGCCGGTACGGATCGTCGAAGTCCGGAAAACGCTGGTAGTGCTCGTCCATCACCTGCATCGGGCCGTGCGGAGCGTAGAAGGCGAGGTAGAGGAAGAAGGGTTCGTCCCTGTTGCGGTCGATGAAACCGATCCCTTCGCGGGCGAGCTGGGTGGTCTGGTACTCCTTCAGCTCGTCCTCCTCGCGGCCCTTGAACATGGCCACGATGCGGTCCGGGTTCCCGCGGGTCACCGGCTTCATCTCCAGCGCGTGCGCGCCCGGCCAGCTCGGGTCGACGTAGTTCATGCCGGACGGCATGCCGTAGAAATAGTCGAAGCCGCGGTCGAGCGGATGCAGCAGCCGCCGCATGCCGAGCTGCCACTTGCCGATCGCGGCGTTGGTGTAGCCGGCGGTCTTCAGCGCCTCGGCGATCGTGCGGTGGTGGATGCCGAGCGTCCCCCGGGCGGCGCCGATCGGCGGCACGGTCTGGGAGTTCAGTTCCTTGCCCCAGCGCTGCTGGTAGCGGCCCGTGATCAGCCCGTTGCGCGACGGGTTGCACACCGGCGCGGTCATGTAGCCGGAGACGAAGCGCACGCCGTCCTCGCCGAGCGAGTCGATGTGCGGAGTCGGGATGCCGGCGCCGCCGTAGGCCGAGATCGCACCGTAGCCGAGGTCGTCGGCGAAGAGGAGGACGATGTTGGGCGGATCCTCGGCGGCGGTCGCAGCCGTCGCCAGCAGAAAGCAGGAGATTACGAGTCTCTTCATCGGGTACCCCCCTTCGAACATCGTTCGGGTTTCTTCCGTTCAGGATACACGCGCCCCGGGCGGGGATCGGCCTTCCGCGAGCAAGTACGATTGCTCGCCATGCGATCCGCCAGCGCCACGAACCCGACCGCCGCCGTCGCGGCGGTGCTCCTCCTCACTGCCTGCGGCCCGACCGACGAAGACTGGCCGGTCTACCTCGGCGACTCCGGACGCCGGCACTACAGCCCGCTGACCGAG contains these protein-coding regions:
- a CDS encoding serine hydrolase, whose translation is MRNRSTAWLVFLAALTSLSVPAAADGDDRGALLDRIDGLVTESMEATQTPGISVAVQHRGELILARGYGLADVENGVPATEHTVYRIGSVTKQFTAAAVMKLVEDGKVALDDPMTKYFPDYPVGEFHITAGQLLDHTSGIKGYTEMPAFWEQGRLDLSHEQMIELFSAEPYEFEPGDRYQYNNSGYYLAGLLVEKASGKSYAEYLEETFFRPLGMRESHYLYNDPIVPNRAEGYRVEDGVLLNDEPLSMHLPFAAGALGSSVLDLVRWIVALGTGEVVGPDGLEAMTTRRRLPGGDEIGYGLGLFVGEMAGRPKIEHGGGINGFLSQLSWYPDDDLIVTVLANCNCGEPGPLEARIARAVLGVAEPDHSAVDLDEDELTRYAGIYDFGRSPLPVAVKDGVLLIAGRETLPIGDHRFAGTRDKEQIAIFEVDSETGVATHLRLERWGQVQRGKRAGTDP
- a CDS encoding DUF3604 domain-containing protein; the protein is MSKPRTIFPKLSAATVILSLTVLGCTDTSLSVNDYAEAPAPASRTEGYNEQRNVYFGDVHVHTRYSFDAYLLGAEVSPDGSYRFAKGEAIENTFGDEMKLREPLDFLAVSDHGFFLGVVPLWADPSTRVGQVPGAEAFHGVNEGDNRHPYSVQMRSVLFRQRFGSQMRTDGGFLRGQRARMANHPQVQYASFDDEGHRTAWEDSILAAERHNDPGNFTTFIAYEWTSSTPAPESAAYHRNVIFEGSEAPARPFTRIDSHEPEQLWNWMDRLREQGVDSLAIPHNSNQSHGQVFRLKYSDGRAVDNAFAEQRMRNEPLVELTQVKGTSETHPRLSPDDEWADFEILNTRKGKISAHSDPSGSYARQALVSGLALEQEGRGNPFKIGFIGSSDTHNGAPSFDESNTFGSSPVSGTAENRGSVPVSRERLDYIARLSPAEQAFGDVVDDTLGPYFGMRRAQFSASGLAAVWAEENTRDAIFQSLRRKEAYATSGTRIRLRFFGGFDYGGLDPASPDLIDQAYAGGVPMGGDLVADSAAAPRFLVWAQRDRLSAPLQRLQVVKGWYDSGYRKEIREQVYDVACADGGAVDPETRRCPDNGATVDLSDCSFSDDLGAGELATVWEDPDFDPGADAVYYVRVLENPTCRWTTWDALRAGVEPRGGVPPTIQERAWSSPIWYYAPR
- a CDS encoding sulfatase-like hydrolase/transferase, whose amino-acid sequence is MKRLVISCFLLATAATAAEDPPNIVLLFADDLGYGAISAYGGAGIPTPHIDSLGEDGVRFVSGYMTAPVCNPSRNGLITGRYQQRWGKELNSQTVPPIGAARGTLGIHHRTIAEALKTAGYTNAAIGKWQLGMRRLLHPLDRGFDYFYGMPSGMNYVDPSWPGAHALEMKPVTRGNPDRIVAMFKGREEDELKEYQTTQLAREGIGFIDRNRDEPFFLYLAFYAPHGPMQVMDEHYQRFPDFDDPYRRVYAGMVSALDDAVGMVLAKLEEHGLTDDTLVIFTADNGAMSTADTERVHNSPLIGHKRNLYEGGIRVPFLMRFPGRIPAGTVYEHPISSLDLFATFASVADVPNVESYRLDGVDLIPYLSGETEGAPHEYLFWRSGPNAAVRHGSWKLLMAGDRVRLYDVDQDPSESEDLSAANPEVVAKLKEAFARWSEEMQDGREAPPGRRVTTDYNGDTIEWHI